Proteins encoded by one window of Collimonas fungivorans:
- a CDS encoding GntR family transcriptional regulator, whose translation MPRYLQVRDDLLQRIALRSWAADEALPSEDKLAAEYEIAVGTMRKVLDALVTDGVVDRVRGRGTFVARAAERSSMLRFVRPRTKAKNPLPTAQIRSITTVIPPADVADKLKLKPRDKALYLHRTRSFDDEIVLSEHIWLPLARFRKLQKYLKSNSPPFLYPIYETECDVLVSRAIDDLTAKPLNRANAAVFKLKTKTVAICVERLMLDHAGEPVEWRTSFVPAERFQYSAEIR comes from the coding sequence TTGCCGCGTTATTTGCAAGTCCGTGACGATTTGCTGCAAAGGATCGCTTTGCGTAGCTGGGCCGCCGATGAAGCGCTGCCGTCCGAGGACAAGCTGGCCGCCGAATATGAAATCGCGGTGGGCACCATGCGCAAGGTGCTGGACGCGCTGGTCACCGACGGCGTGGTCGATCGCGTCCGCGGACGCGGGACATTTGTCGCGCGCGCTGCCGAACGCTCCTCGATGCTGCGTTTCGTGCGGCCGCGCACCAAGGCTAAAAATCCGCTGCCGACCGCCCAGATCCGTTCGATAACGACCGTCATACCTCCCGCCGACGTCGCCGACAAACTCAAGCTCAAGCCGCGCGACAAGGCGCTGTACCTGCACCGCACTCGTTCCTTCGACGATGAAATCGTGCTGTCGGAACATATCTGGCTGCCGCTGGCGCGCTTCCGGAAGCTGCAAAAATATCTTAAAAGCAATTCGCCGCCGTTTTTGTACCCCATCTATGAGACCGAATGCGATGTGCTGGTCTCGCGCGCCATTGATGACCTGACGGCGAAACCGCTGAACCGGGCCAACGCCGCCGTTTTCAAGCTGAAAACCAAGACCGTGGCCATCTGTGTCGAGCGCCTGATGCTGGACCACGCCGGCGAACCGGTCGAATGGCGCACTTCATTTGTGCCGGCGGAACGCTTCCAGTATTCCGCTGAAATACGCTGA
- a CDS encoding DUF6622 family protein, whose protein sequence is MFAQIISHTPTWVWALLAFLVYRGILASADREVTLKKISIIPLVMLALSWQGITATFGLTPLTVGCWLASAGIAAALNWQLFRKDRIVAYPERGVLFQRGSWLPLALMMGIFVTKYAVAVLLAIQPPLAHNAMFAAAICALYGVFNGMFIGRLLRIVALYRNAQPAGSAYHGQLNG, encoded by the coding sequence ATGTTTGCACAAATCATTTCACACACGCCAACCTGGGTCTGGGCCTTGCTGGCTTTCCTGGTTTATCGCGGCATCCTGGCCAGCGCCGACCGCGAAGTCACGCTGAAAAAAATCTCCATCATTCCGCTGGTGATGCTGGCGCTGTCCTGGCAAGGAATTACCGCCACCTTCGGGCTTACGCCGCTGACCGTCGGCTGCTGGCTGGCCAGCGCGGGTATAGCGGCGGCGCTCAACTGGCAGCTGTTTCGCAAGGACCGGATCGTGGCCTATCCCGAGCGCGGCGTGCTGTTCCAGCGCGGCAGCTGGCTGCCGCTGGCATTGATGATGGGGATTTTCGTGACAAAATATGCGGTTGCCGTACTGCTGGCGATACAGCCGCCGCTGGCCCACAACGCCATGTTTGCAGCGGCGATATGCGCCCTCTACGGCGTTTTCAACGGCATGTTCATCGGCCGCCTGCTGCGCATCGTCGCCTTGTACCGCAATGCGCAGCCTGCCGGCTCGGCATATCACGGACAATTGAACGGCTGA
- a CDS encoding YbdD/YjiX family protein: MLEELSKAGRYLGQTMRLMVGLPEYGTYVTHMENTHPGEPMMSYEEFFKERQEARYGGNGRVGRCC; the protein is encoded by the coding sequence ATGCTGGAAGAACTATCTAAAGCCGGGCGTTACCTCGGGCAAACCATGCGGCTGATGGTGGGTTTGCCTGAGTACGGCACTTACGTCACGCACATGGAAAACACCCATCCCGGGGAGCCGATGATGAGTTATGAAGAGTTTTTCAAGGAGCGGCAGGAAGCGCGTTACGGCGGCAACGGCCGCGTCGGGCGCTGCTGTTAG
- a CDS encoding carbon starvation CstA family protein: MNRLYSKMGWLGLALLGAFAFGYIGLQRGESISAIWIVIAAVCVYLIAYRFYSLYISDKVLGLDATRMTPAYKYNDGLDYVPTNKNVLFGHHFAAIAGAGPLVGPVLAAQMGYLPGMLWILAGVVFAGAVQDLMVLFISTRRDGRSLGDLIKSELGTVPGVIALFGTFMIMVIILAVLALIVVKALAESPWGTFTVAVTIPIALFMGVYTRYLRPGRIGEISLIGFVLLMLAIVGGQYVQEHPVLSAMFTFTGKELTWMLIGYGFIASVLPVWLLLAPRDYLSTFLKIGTIVGLALGIVFVAPELKMPAFTQFMDGSGPVWSGSLFPFLFITIACGAVSGFHALIASGTTPKLLENERHARFIGYGAMLMESFVAIMALIAASCIEPGVYFAMNSPAALIGTTVDSAAQAVSQWGFYVTPEMLAQVAKDVGEHSIISRAGGAPTLAVGMAHILSSIGGGKVMMAFWYHFAILFEALFILTAVDAGTRAGRFMLQDLLGTFVPSMRKIDSLPASLIATALCVAGWGYFLYQGVVDPLGGINTLWPLFGISNQMLAGIALILATCVLFKMKRDRFAWVTIVPTVWILICTLTAGWQKIFDANPRVGFLTHAGKYQAALAEGKLLAPAKSIAQMQQVIFNDYLDAGLAAFFILVLVSILGFGIKTVLAARAANRPSAKETPFESLPASALPSA, translated from the coding sequence ATGAATCGTCTATATTCAAAGATGGGCTGGCTTGGGCTGGCCCTGCTCGGTGCATTCGCGTTTGGCTACATCGGCCTGCAGCGCGGCGAATCCATCAGCGCCATCTGGATCGTGATTGCCGCAGTCTGCGTCTACCTGATCGCCTACCGTTTCTACAGCCTCTACATTTCCGACAAGGTGCTGGGCCTGGACGCCACCCGCATGACGCCCGCCTACAAGTACAACGACGGGCTGGACTACGTGCCGACCAACAAGAATGTCTTGTTCGGCCACCATTTTGCGGCGATTGCCGGCGCCGGGCCGCTGGTGGGGCCGGTGCTGGCGGCGCAGATGGGTTATCTGCCGGGCATGTTGTGGATCCTGGCCGGCGTGGTGTTTGCCGGCGCGGTGCAGGACCTGATGGTGCTGTTCATCTCGACCCGGCGCGACGGCCGCTCGCTCGGCGACCTGATCAAGTCCGAGCTGGGCACGGTGCCAGGCGTGATCGCCTTGTTCGGCACCTTCATGATCATGGTCATCATCCTGGCGGTGCTGGCGCTGATCGTGGTCAAGGCCCTGGCGGAATCGCCTTGGGGCACCTTCACCGTCGCGGTGACGATTCCGATCGCGCTGTTCATGGGCGTATATACCCGCTACCTGCGGCCGGGACGCATCGGCGAGATTTCGCTGATCGGTTTTGTATTGCTGATGCTGGCGATTGTCGGCGGCCAGTATGTGCAGGAACATCCGGTGCTGAGCGCCATGTTCACCTTCACCGGCAAGGAACTGACCTGGATGCTGATCGGCTACGGCTTCATCGCCTCGGTGCTGCCGGTCTGGCTGCTGCTGGCGCCGCGCGATTACCTCTCGACTTTCCTCAAGATCGGCACCATCGTCGGCCTGGCGCTGGGCATCGTGTTTGTCGCGCCTGAACTGAAAATGCCGGCGTTCACGCAGTTCATGGACGGTTCCGGCCCGGTCTGGTCGGGCAGCTTGTTCCCCTTCCTGTTCATCACCATCGCTTGCGGCGCGGTCTCCGGTTTCCACGCCTTGATCGCTTCGGGCACCACGCCGAAGCTGCTGGAGAATGAACGCCATGCGCGTTTCATCGGCTACGGTGCGATGCTGATGGAATCGTTCGTCGCCATCATGGCGCTGATCGCAGCCTCCTGTATCGAGCCGGGCGTGTACTTTGCGATGAACAGCCCGGCGGCATTGATAGGCACTACCGTGGACAGCGCCGCGCAGGCCGTTTCGCAGTGGGGTTTTTACGTGACGCCGGAAATGCTGGCGCAGGTAGCCAAAGACGTCGGCGAGCACAGCATCATCTCGCGCGCCGGCGGCGCACCGACGCTGGCGGTCGGCATGGCGCACATCTTGTCGAGCATTGGCGGCGGCAAAGTGATGATGGCGTTCTGGTATCACTTTGCGATCCTGTTCGAAGCGCTGTTCATCCTGACTGCGGTTGATGCCGGAACCCGTGCCGGCCGTTTCATGCTGCAGGATTTGCTCGGTACTTTTGTACCGTCGATGCGCAAGATCGATTCGCTGCCGGCCAGCCTGATTGCTACCGCCCTGTGCGTCGCCGGCTGGGGTTATTTCCTGTACCAGGGCGTGGTCGATCCGCTCGGCGGCATCAATACCTTGTGGCCTTTGTTTGGCATTTCCAACCAGATGCTGGCGGGCATCGCGCTGATCCTGGCGACCTGCGTGCTGTTCAAGATGAAGCGCGACCGTTTTGCCTGGGTCACCATCGTGCCTACCGTCTGGATCCTGATCTGCACCCTGACCGCCGGCTGGCAAAAGATATTCGACGCCAATCCGCGCGTCGGTTTCCTGACCCACGCCGGCAAGTACCAGGCCGCGCTGGCGGAAGGAAAACTGCTGGCGCCAGCCAAGTCGATCGCGCAGATGCAGCAGGTGATCTTCAACGATTACCTGGATGCCGGCCTGGCCGCGTTCTTCATCCTGGTGCTGGTGAGCATCCTCGGTTTCGGCATCAAGACCGTATTGGCGGCGCGCGCCGCCAACCGGCCCAGCGCCAAGGAAACCCCGTTCGAATCGTTGCCGGCGAGCGCCTTGCCGTCCGCCTGA
- a CDS encoding cache domain-containing protein, whose product MKLRQKIIFLAIVPLILALCAIALAVRHQAIALGQQQRTTIQAAYLASKEAELKHYVELATWSIAHLYDSGRKDQATLDEAMAILSKLSYGDDGYFFIYDMQGKSLMHPRQPELVGRDLWDMKDTDGNLTIQHLIERARNGGGFERYQWEKPSSHHVASKLGYVVALPNWGWMLGTGIYMDDVDAALSKIDTQVSGNIRNTMWWIAGIAILSALVVGASGLVLNISEHRVADAKLKVLAQRVVRSQEEERARLSRDLHDGISQWLVSIKLQIEAGIAKLDNGPQQTAAARATFERTAGQLNDVLGEVRRISHDLRPAILDDLGLAAALSHLAREWLEHAGIPIDFQHGGNTDGMPAVANTVLFRIAQEALTNIARHSQATQIEVRLQGDAQAITLAVHDNGVGFDVDQIDGNPKHGIGLRNMVERLEAVGGQLKISSSAAGTTVLATIPHPHYSYV is encoded by the coding sequence ATGAAATTACGGCAGAAAATCATCTTCCTGGCCATCGTCCCGCTGATCCTGGCGTTGTGCGCGATCGCCCTGGCGGTGCGGCACCAGGCGATAGCGCTCGGCCAGCAGCAGCGGACCACCATCCAGGCGGCCTACCTGGCGAGCAAGGAAGCCGAGCTCAAGCACTACGTGGAGCTGGCCACCTGGTCAATCGCCCATTTGTACGATTCCGGCCGCAAGGACCAGGCCACGCTGGACGAGGCCATGGCCATCCTGTCCAAGCTGTCCTATGGCGACGACGGTTATTTTTTCATCTACGACATGCAGGGCAAGAGCCTGATGCATCCGCGCCAGCCGGAACTGGTCGGACGCGACCTGTGGGACATGAAAGACACCGACGGCAACCTCACTATCCAGCATCTGATCGAACGCGCCCGCAACGGCGGCGGCTTTGAGCGCTACCAGTGGGAAAAGCCGTCCAGCCACCATGTCGCCAGCAAGCTCGGCTACGTGGTGGCGTTGCCCAACTGGGGCTGGATGCTGGGCACCGGCATCTATATGGATGACGTCGACGCCGCCCTCAGCAAGATCGATACCCAGGTCTCCGGCAATATCCGCAACACCATGTGGTGGATTGCCGGCATCGCGATCCTGAGTGCGCTGGTGGTGGGAGCGTCGGGGCTGGTGCTGAATATCAGCGAACACCGGGTGGCCGACGCCAAGCTGAAAGTGCTGGCGCAGCGCGTGGTGCGTTCGCAGGAAGAAGAACGCGCCAGGCTGTCGCGCGACCTGCACGACGGCATCAGCCAGTGGCTGGTGTCGATCAAGCTGCAGATCGAAGCCGGCATCGCCAAGCTCGACAACGGCCCGCAGCAGACCGCTGCCGCACGCGCGACTTTCGAGCGCACCGCCGGCCAGCTCAACGATGTGCTGGGTGAAGTGCGCCGCATTTCGCACGACCTGCGGCCGGCGATCCTGGACGACCTGGGCCTGGCGGCGGCGCTCAGCCACCTGGCCCGCGAGTGGCTGGAGCACGCCGGCATCCCCATCGATTTCCAGCACGGCGGCAATACCGACGGCATGCCTGCGGTCGCCAATACGGTGCTGTTCCGCATCGCCCAGGAAGCCTTGACCAATATCGCCCGCCACTCGCAGGCGACGCAGATCGAGGTGCGCTTGCAAGGCGATGCGCAAGCGATTACGCTGGCCGTGCACGACAACGGCGTCGGCTTCGATGTCGACCAGATCGACGGCAATCCGAAACATGGCATTGGCTTGCGCAATATGGTCGAACGGCTGGAAGCGGTCGGCGGCCAGTTGAAGATCAGTTCGTCGGCAGCCGGCACCACGGTGCTGGCGACTATTCCGCACCCACACTATTCCTATGTCTGA
- a CDS encoding response regulator, with protein MSETITKIMLVDDHPLVRDGLRARLEAVPGFAIVAEAGSADEALQRAAEQEIDLVLMDINLRSNCNNSSNGIDLTAQFHVSFPEIAVLILSMHDKTEYLMQSVQAGARGYVLKDAPGKDIVHAIETVISGGMYYSAALAQKLARPMTPGQLLTARERQVLQHIANGESNKQIARELDLSVRTVETHRLNIKRKLDIEGQAELIKFAVENNFR; from the coding sequence ATGTCTGAAACCATTACAAAAATCATGCTGGTCGACGACCACCCGCTGGTGCGCGACGGCTTGCGCGCGCGGCTTGAAGCCGTGCCGGGGTTCGCCATCGTGGCCGAAGCCGGCAGCGCCGACGAAGCCCTGCAGCGCGCTGCGGAACAGGAGATCGACCTGGTCCTGATGGATATCAACCTGCGCAGTAATTGCAACAACAGCAGCAACGGCATCGACCTCACCGCGCAGTTCCATGTCAGCTTCCCGGAGATCGCGGTGCTGATCCTGAGCATGCACGACAAGACCGAATACCTGATGCAGTCGGTGCAGGCCGGCGCCCGCGGTTATGTGTTGAAAGACGCGCCCGGCAAGGACATCGTGCATGCGATAGAGACGGTGATTTCCGGCGGCATGTATTACAGCGCGGCGCTGGCGCAGAAACTGGCGCGGCCGATGACGCCCGGGCAACTGTTGACCGCGCGCGAACGCCAGGTGCTGCAGCACATCGCCAACGGCGAATCGAACAAGCAGATTGCGCGTGAGCTGGATTTGAGCGTGCGCACGGTGGAAACCCACAGGCTGAACATCAAGCGCAAGCTGGATATCGAGGGCCAGGCGGAACTGATCAAGTTTGCGGTGGAAAACAACTTCCGCTGA
- a CDS encoding SRPBCC family protein, whose translation MKFSHLIEINDPLNPLIDTLTREQLWRGLVMRAEQPMLFVEHLDDCLLSDKSVQSVTRELRYGKVIVKDVVSYLPLLQVRYQVPKQQDIAGSSLIMTIEEPEQEMLFVRFEYEDDAVERQPAAQAEQEFYDEFRRSAYEEADIDTIRMIRELAAEGKLG comes from the coding sequence ATGAAATTCAGTCACCTGATCGAAATCAACGATCCTCTCAACCCGCTGATCGATACCCTGACGCGCGAGCAGCTGTGGCGCGGGCTGGTGATGCGGGCGGAACAGCCGATGTTGTTCGTTGAACACCTGGACGACTGCCTGCTGTCGGATAAATCGGTGCAGTCGGTGACGCGTGAATTGCGTTACGGCAAAGTGATCGTCAAGGATGTGGTCAGCTACCTGCCGCTGCTGCAGGTGCGCTACCAGGTGCCGAAACAGCAAGATATCGCCGGTTCCAGCCTGATCATGACGATTGAAGAACCGGAACAGGAAATGCTGTTCGTCCGCTTCGAATATGAAGATGATGCGGTCGAGCGGCAGCCGGCGGCGCAGGCCGAGCAAGAGTTTTACGATGAATTCCGGCGCTCCGCCTATGAAGAGGCCGACATCGACACCATCCGCATGATCCGCGAGCTGGCCGCGGAAGGCAAGCTAGGGTAA
- a CDS encoding UvrD-helicase domain-containing protein produces the protein MSSTPNFGLNAPQREAVKYLDGPCLVLAGAGSGKTRVITQKIQHLIEDCGYDPKHIAALTFTNKAATEMQERIAKLLKDPKQAKHITVSTFHSLGVKILRQEARGVGLKDRFSIMDSDDCFSIVQDLAITTDKQLVRRIQTAISLWKNGLVDPEEAIKQAVTEDEAQHARIYRSYVATLAAYQAVDFDDLIRLPVELFRSNETVRDKWQRRLRYLLVDEYQDTNTCQYELVKLLVTGLGKKPMFTAVGDDDQAIYAWRGATIENLKTLQVDFPDLKVIKLEQNYRSSTRILQAANAVIGNNPKLFDKKLWSEHGLGDPIKVMGMEDDEKEAEQVAIMLSAHRFERRAKFSDYAILYRGNHQARIFEKALRRERIPYSMSGGQSFFDRAEIKDIISYLRLIANEDDDPAFIRAITTPKRGVGQATLEVLGTVAGQWQCSLFEAVFKGGIEAKLTDRQLYPLREFCHFINQLEARASRVGPAGSGENAAAVLDDMMKEINYEHYLYDSFDDRAAQGKWQNVLDFTNWLKEKGNGGKEGDGDERNLLELTQMVALMSMLEGRDEEPDAVRMSTLHASKGLEYPHVFLIGVEEGILPHKGDPDAPAETIAARIEEERRLMYVGITRAQRSLHVSWCKKRKRAGESIVCEISRFVKEMKLDEGDAMPTEAEQITPQNRLASLKALLQKPRAA, from the coding sequence ATGTCGTCTACTCCCAATTTCGGTCTCAATGCTCCCCAACGGGAAGCCGTCAAGTATCTGGACGGCCCCTGCCTGGTGCTGGCCGGCGCGGGTTCCGGCAAGACGCGCGTGATCACGCAGAAGATCCAGCATCTGATCGAGGATTGCGGCTATGACCCCAAGCACATCGCGGCGCTGACCTTCACCAACAAGGCGGCGACCGAAATGCAGGAGCGCATCGCCAAGCTGCTGAAGGATCCGAAACAGGCCAAGCACATCACGGTCAGCACCTTTCACTCGCTGGGGGTCAAGATTTTGCGCCAGGAAGCGCGCGGCGTCGGCTTGAAAGACCGCTTTTCGATCATGGACAGCGACGATTGCTTTTCCATCGTGCAGGATCTCGCGATCACCACCGACAAGCAGCTGGTGCGGCGCATCCAGACCGCCATATCTCTGTGGAAGAACGGCCTGGTCGATCCCGAGGAAGCCATCAAGCAGGCAGTCACCGAAGATGAAGCGCAGCACGCGCGCATTTACCGCAGCTATGTGGCCACCCTGGCAGCCTACCAGGCGGTCGATTTCGACGACCTGATCCGCCTGCCGGTGGAACTGTTCCGCAGCAACGAGACGGTACGCGACAAATGGCAGCGCCGCTTGCGCTACCTGCTGGTCGACGAATACCAGGATACCAATACCTGCCAGTACGAACTGGTCAAGCTGCTGGTGACCGGGCTCGGCAAGAAGCCGATGTTCACCGCCGTGGGCGACGACGACCAGGCGATCTACGCCTGGCGCGGCGCCACCATCGAAAACCTGAAAACCCTGCAGGTCGATTTCCCCGACCTGAAGGTGATCAAGCTGGAACAGAATTACCGCTCTTCCACGCGCATCCTGCAAGCCGCCAACGCGGTGATCGGCAACAACCCGAAACTGTTCGACAAGAAACTGTGGTCGGAACACGGCCTCGGCGATCCGATCAAGGTGATGGGAATGGAGGACGACGAGAAAGAGGCGGAGCAGGTGGCGATCATGCTGTCGGCCCACCGTTTCGAGCGGCGCGCCAAATTTTCCGACTACGCCATCCTGTACCGCGGCAACCACCAGGCGCGGATTTTCGAGAAAGCCCTGCGCCGCGAGCGCATCCCGTATTCGATGTCGGGCGGCCAGAGTTTCTTCGACCGCGCCGAAATCAAGGACATCATCAGCTACCTGCGCCTGATCGCCAACGAAGACGACGATCCGGCCTTCATCCGCGCCATCACCACGCCCAAGCGCGGCGTCGGCCAGGCCACGCTGGAAGTTCTGGGCACGGTAGCCGGCCAGTGGCAGTGTTCGCTGTTCGAAGCGGTGTTCAAAGGCGGCATCGAAGCCAAGCTGACCGACCGCCAGCTGTACCCGTTGCGTGAGTTCTGCCATTTCATCAACCAGCTGGAAGCCCGCGCCAGCCGCGTCGGCCCGGCCGGCAGCGGTGAAAATGCGGCAGCGGTGCTGGACGACATGATGAAAGAAATCAATTACGAGCATTACCTGTACGACAGCTTCGACGACCGCGCGGCACAGGGCAAGTGGCAAAACGTGCTGGATTTCACCAACTGGCTGAAAGAAAAGGGCAATGGCGGCAAGGAAGGCGACGGCGACGAGCGCAACCTGCTGGAACTGACGCAGATGGTGGCGCTGATGTCGATGCTGGAAGGGCGCGACGAAGAGCCGGATGCCGTGCGCATGTCAACCTTGCATGCCTCCAAGGGGCTGGAGTATCCGCATGTGTTCCTGATCGGCGTCGAGGAAGGCATCCTGCCGCACAAGGGCGATCCCGACGCCCCGGCCGAGACCATCGCCGCCCGCATCGAGGAAGAACGGCGCCTGATGTATGTCGGCATCACGCGCGCTCAGCGCAGCCTGCATGTCAGCTGGTGCAAGAAGCGCAAGCGCGCCGGCGAATCCATCGTTTGCGAAATATCGCGCTTCGTCAAGGAAATGAAGCTGGACGAAGGCGACGCCATGCCGACCGAGGCGGAACAGATCACTCCGCAAAACCGCCTGGCCAGTTTGAAGGCTTTGTTGCAGAAGCCACGCGCCGCGTGA
- a CDS encoding DUF4404 family protein, whose product MSIDNIKTSLDKLRSNLESNGTVDSELKTLLQSLDTDIQQLLKSSDTAAATAPAGDLRSELVERAQGISARLAVKHPHLEPVLREIADTLTNMGI is encoded by the coding sequence ATGAGCATAGACAACATCAAGACATCGCTGGATAAGCTCCGCAGCAATCTGGAAAGCAACGGTACGGTCGACAGCGAACTGAAGACCTTGCTGCAAAGCCTGGATACCGATATCCAGCAATTGCTGAAATCCTCCGATACGGCAGCGGCCACGGCGCCGGCCGGCGACCTGCGTTCCGAACTGGTGGAGCGGGCCCAAGGCATCTCTGCCCGGCTGGCGGTGAAACACCCGCACCTGGAACCGGTGTTGCGCGAAATCGCCGATACGCTGACCAACATGGGTATCTGA
- a CDS encoding recombination-associated protein RdgC codes for MWFKNLQIYRIPAPWAISAEQLEAFLAPQAFAKCSSLELQSQGWLSPRDNGMLVHSVNRQMMILLGTEKKLLPATVVNQVTKARAAEIEEQQGYAPGRKQLKDLKEQVTDELLPRAFSIQRNTWVWIDPVNGWLVIDAASPAKAEEILKLLLASVDKLQISSLRTAHSPLTSMTNWLASDEAPHGFTVDQDTELRAAGEGKATVRYVRHTIEADDVRRHIASGKQCTRLAMTWADHVSFVLTESLAIKRIAPLDVLKESNDTSSKNDDERFDSDMMLMTGELSKMLGDLVFALGGEPAV; via the coding sequence ATGTGGTTTAAAAATCTTCAGATCTACCGTATTCCCGCACCATGGGCCATCTCGGCCGAGCAACTCGAAGCTTTCCTGGCGCCGCAGGCGTTTGCCAAGTGCAGCAGCCTGGAATTGCAAAGCCAGGGCTGGCTGTCGCCGCGCGACAACGGCATGCTGGTGCATAGCGTCAATCGCCAGATGATGATCTTGCTGGGCACGGAAAAGAAGCTGCTGCCGGCTACGGTGGTCAACCAGGTAACCAAGGCGCGCGCCGCCGAAATCGAAGAACAGCAGGGTTATGCGCCCGGCCGCAAGCAGCTCAAGGATCTCAAGGAACAGGTTACCGACGAACTGCTGCCGCGCGCATTCAGCATCCAGCGCAATACCTGGGTCTGGATCGATCCGGTCAATGGCTGGCTGGTGATTGATGCGGCCAGCCCGGCCAAGGCTGAAGAAATCCTCAAGCTGCTGCTGGCCTCGGTCGACAAATTGCAGATTTCCAGCCTGCGCACGGCACATTCGCCGCTGACTTCGATGACCAACTGGCTGGCTTCCGACGAAGCGCCGCACGGCTTTACCGTCGACCAGGATACGGAATTGCGCGCCGCCGGCGAAGGCAAGGCCACCGTACGCTACGTGCGCCACACCATCGAAGCCGACGACGTCCGCCGCCACATCGCCTCCGGCAAGCAATGCACGCGGCTGGCGATGACCTGGGCCGACCATGTTTCGTTTGTCCTGACCGAATCGCTGGCGATCAAGCGCATCGCGCCGCTCGACGTGCTCAAGGAAAGCAATGACACCAGCAGCAAGAACGACGACGAACGTTTCGATTCCGACATGATGCTGATGACCGGCGAGCTCAGCAAGATGCTGGGCGACCTGGTGTTCGCGCTGGGCGGCGAACCGGCCGTCTAA
- a CDS encoding GGDEF domain-containing protein: MNAMALGMLGRVALSGLLDAMLLWGFVRAGVIRPEIALLYAMVVVVVNGAYYLLIRSGVNRRYKDPGLTFAQVVTALLLQTCFLILAPQVGYLFLINFFVIYGFGVLGLSTFWYVVSWLIGSLALVLAFSVAGAHLSFPVASNFSQLLVCLSFILTLGRCIYLTNMLSRMQRKIMEKNQQLVLAMKRVQELATRDELTNIENRRSLMEILAVEQKRFQRGGTPFCIAILDLDGFKSVNDNFGHAAGDLVLKTFVEIVRNEMRLSDHFARYGGDEFVLVLTGTTVQEGVTALDRICAETEMYDWSKFGKDIILTASIGITDFRPGESIDEAFQRADMALYGAKAAGRNRVMISPDTFESSDGGTTIRAF; this comes from the coding sequence ATGAATGCGATGGCATTGGGCATGCTCGGGCGTGTCGCCCTGAGCGGCCTGCTGGACGCCATGCTGCTGTGGGGTTTTGTCCGGGCCGGGGTGATCCGGCCGGAAATCGCGCTGCTGTACGCCATGGTCGTGGTGGTGGTCAACGGCGCCTACTACCTGCTGATCCGCAGCGGCGTAAACCGCCGCTACAAGGATCCTGGCCTGACTTTCGCCCAGGTGGTGACGGCCTTGCTGCTGCAGACCTGCTTCCTGATCCTGGCGCCCCAGGTCGGCTACCTGTTCCTGATCAATTTTTTTGTCATCTACGGCTTCGGCGTGCTCGGCCTGAGCACCTTCTGGTACGTGGTCAGCTGGCTGATCGGTTCGCTGGCGCTGGTGCTGGCTTTCAGCGTGGCCGGCGCGCACCTGAGTTTTCCGGTGGCGAGCAATTTCAGCCAGTTGCTGGTGTGCCTGTCTTTCATCCTGACGCTGGGCCGCTGCATCTACCTGACCAACATGCTGAGCCGCATGCAGCGCAAGATCATGGAAAAGAACCAGCAGCTGGTGCTGGCCATGAAGCGGGTGCAGGAGCTGGCCACCCGCGACGAGCTGACCAATATCGAAAACCGCCGTTCGCTGATGGAAATCCTGGCGGTCGAGCAGAAACGCTTCCAGCGCGGCGGTACGCCGTTCTGCATCGCCATCCTCGACCTGGACGGCTTCAAGTCAGTCAATGACAATTTCGGCCACGCTGCCGGCGACCTGGTGCTGAAGACCTTTGTCGAGATCGTGCGCAACGAAATGCGCCTGAGCGACCACTTCGCCCGCTACGGCGGCGACGAGTTCGTGCTGGTGCTGACCGGCACCACGGTGCAGGAAGGCGTGACGGCGCTGGACCGCATCTGCGCCGAGACAGAAATGTACGACTGGAGCAAGTTCGGCAAGGACATCATCCTCACGGCGTCGATCGGGATTACCGACTTCCGCCCCGGCGAAAGCATAGACGAAGCCTTCCAGCGCGCCGACATGGCGCTCTATGGCGCCAAGGCGGCCGGCCGCAACCGCGTCATGATCAGCCCCGACACCTTCGAGTCGTCCGACGGCGGTACCACCATCAGGGCTTTCTGA